In Toxoplasma gondii ME49 chromosome X, whole genome shotgun sequence, a single genomic region encodes these proteins:
- a CDS encoding zinc finger, C3HC4 type (RING finger) domain-containing protein (encoded by transcript TGME49_226740~Predicted trans-membrane domain (TMHMM2.0):36-59:79-102:121-144): MLLSSLTLNDAILFFAFLYSSSDIFVDWDSFESCAKPIQYWLLVSYASIITFRLSHYLGQCLSEDGEDFILYRQRGPPFWVNVLILGILFPFFCCWTIVGTVWFAQVQSKTPQCLPRGSHPWFFVFWLVLCYVWIVIYCLFIAIAAVFEYRARRAEQEFQILQNEDMLTRWGRINVFAQYGIHILRKGLTTEQIQKLPHEKLQSVPIDQSACSICLDDFRAGDDVRVLQACGHIFHRCCIDIWLLRNAICPNCKSAIYCSGGGREEEPFCRHDSHGDRVFSTEADVWPSEEPFRWRPSHGPGDVRPCEDEEEAGILPQSRV, from the exons ATgttgctctcttcgctcaCGCT AAACGATGCGATTCTGTTTTTCGCATTTCTCTATTCTTCGTCGGATATCTTCGTCGACTGGGACAGCTTCGAGTCTTGTGCGAAGCCAATCCAGTACTGGCTCCTCGTCTCTTACGCCTCTATCATcacctttcgtctctcccacTACCTAGGTCAATGTCTGTCGGAG GATGGAGAAGACTTCATTCTGTATCGCCAGAGAGGACCGCCCTTCTGGGTGAACGTGCTCATTCTGGGGATccttttccccttcttctgttgctgGACGATCGTCGGGACTGTTTGGTTTGCTCAAGTGCAGAGCAAGACGCCGCAGTGT CTACCTCGCGGAAGTCACCCTtggtttttcgtcttttggCTTGTTCTCTGCTACGTCTGGATCGTCATTTATTGTCTCTTCATCG CAATTGCGGCAGTATTTGAATATCGCGCCCGTCGCGCAGAACAGGAGTTTCAGATCCTGCAGAACGAGGACATGCTTACAAG atGGGGTCGCATCAACGTCTTTGCTCAGTATGGCATTCACATTCTCCGGAAAGGTTTGACGACAG AACAAATTCAAAAGCTGCCTCACGAGAAACTCCAAAGCGTCCCGATTGATCAGTCTGCGTGCTCCATCTGTCTCGATGACTTCCGCGCGGGCGATGACGTTCGCGTTCTCCAAGCCTGTGGACATATTTTTCACAGATG TTGCATTGACATTTGGTTACTGCGTAACGCCATTTGCCCGAATTGCAAGAGTGCAATTTATTGCTCGGGGGGCGGCCGGGAAGAAGAGCCTTTCTGCAGACACGACTCTCACGGCGACCGCGTTTTTTCGACGGAAGCAGATGTCTGGCCCTCAGAAGAACCGTTTCGATGGAGGCCTTCTCACGGCCCCGGAGACGTTCGTCCGtgtgaagacgaagaagaggcag GGATTCTTCCGCAAAGTCGAGTGTGA